One genomic window of Cololabis saira isolate AMF1-May2022 chromosome 3, fColSai1.1, whole genome shotgun sequence includes the following:
- the mrps15 gene encoding small ribosomal subunit protein uS15m: MLINVGLRAVLRSSSCILAERGALSWASSSASPAALSSGNFAVPQPVRYYARVAKKVKTGSESQLNDLPPTMLKMDYAAVPLAQTTDDLVKRLISLELASHKEKLQLKTEQLVAKVQRDENDRRSPEVQIAILTARIRNYQEHLQKHHKDKANKRRMLMSIDKRKRLLKNLRLVRYDAFERVCEQLGITYTFPPEYYRRATRRYLAKKEFCLKVFQAVQKQKAEQRLKMKQNLGPKQTEEAKATDV; this comes from the exons ATGTTAATAAACGTTGGGTTGCGGGCCGTTCTGAGGTCGTCCTCGTGTATTTTAGCGGAAAGGGGCGCTCTGTCCTGGGCGAGCAGCTCGGCTTCACCAGCAGCGCTTAGCAGTG GAAACTTTGCAGTTCCACAACCAGTGAGATATTATGCTCGGGTTGCAAAGAAAGTCAAAACAG GCTCTGAGAGCCAACTCAATGATCTTCCTCCAACAATGCTGAAGATGGATTATGCAGCCGTCCCTCTTGCTCAAAC gaCTGATGATCTTGTCAAGCGTCTTATTTCACTGGAGCTTGCGAGTCAT AAGGAAAAGCTACAACTGAAAACCGAACAGCTTGTTGCAAAAGTTCAGAGGGATGAAAATGACCGCAGGTCACCGGAAGTCCAGA TTGCTATTTTGACTGCAAGAATTCGAAACTATCAGGAGCATTTGCAAAAACACCACAAG GACAAAGCTAACAAGAGGCGAATGCTCATGTCCATTGACAAAAGAAAAAGGCTTCTGAAAAACCTTCGGTTGGTTCGCTATGACGCCTTTGAGAGGGTGTGTGAGCAGCTGGGCATCACCTACACCTTCCCCCCAGAGTACTACAGGCGGGCCACCCGCCGCTACCTGGCCAAGAAAGAATTCTGCCTTAAG GTCTTCCAGGCTGTTCAGAAGCAGAAAGCAGAGCAGAGGCTGAAGATGAAGCAAAATCTTGGCCCCAAACAGACAGAGGAAGCCAAAGCAACAGACgtttaa
- the csf3r gene encoding granulocyte colony-stimulating factor receptor: MISTWTSVIVLLVASVNGERNEDDTEPCAKVQVSSKVVRLGSPVAAACIIKEGCHVLVGQAAGIEWHLDDRLIPSSPGVNGSSRVSRAVVSSFNHTRAVLTCGIQDTRQVVAGVTIWAGYPPEAAQNLSCQTNLTNPNTMTCRWDPGLQETHLVTTYTLHTEIWDSNRNYTYELPEGVHRYTIPRPQFALYSEMKIYVKGKNDLGEATSTPIVLEPLGAAKFDPPEIVKIHEPEKAGCLSLSWNLSPHQDWLTSTRLNLEVRLKTADSSEWTEEPILKSRVKSSRPVERCHLLHGTQYLVQIRVRYEQSPWSKWSSSQSGVTLDTAPTGRLDSWLKVSRDPMHKQLNIELFWKPSKQFRANSQNVSYIISFRKQSGGMNQQCSTNENYCTFQLPGRVKRMYLRAVNKVGSSYPTEIRIYRPKDQTPIQSVTAVPCDHDRSLLVQWTSVETSGLMGYVVEWRPLLKTNLSYIRFDTVDKNYSTLVISGSIEPYKPYGISVYPRFKDGIGLPQTIKAYLRQKAPSMVPKLQTKKMWKSHIELTWDEIPLDQRNGIIQSYTVFYRDEKGPFDVVSTSQEERKVILKIHNTESCCEAFMMVSTFGGSLNGSTIHFNIEDYDPITVVVIIIPSGVGLSLLIIFIVLTCFYKHKRLKGHLWPLVPDPANSSIKRWTSESTQYTLSSWDNDEPNPIYLSHLSFLDLATKLSKEDDDLWLKSTEETSDLGESICGSPFIPGYPGSNINSVPYASVIFPGPCNSPTPTDPHVYLRSESTQPLLETETESFSPECYQNMVVDGMPREQCFFGSCHECLPEEGEDSVIVWDEFPFLRALAMNDTIND; encoded by the exons ATGATATCCACATGGACGTCAGTGATCGTCTTGCTGGTGGCATCTGTGAACGGAGAGAGGAACG agGATGACACAGAGCCCTGTGCGAAGGTCCAGGTATCCAGCAAGGTGGTGCGTCTGGGGTCGCCGGTTGCAGCCGCCTGTATCATCAAAGAGGGCTGCCATGTGCTCGTTGGACAAGCTGCTGGCATCGAGTGGCACCTTGACGACCGCCTCATTCCCAGCAGCCCCGGAGTGAACGGCAGCAGCAGGGTTTCCAGAGCTGTTGTGTCCAGCTTCAATCACACCAGGGCGGTTCTCACATGCGGCATTCAGGACACCAGACAAGTTGTAGCAGGAGTGACGATCTGGGCTGGAT ATCCACCAGAAGCAGCTCAAAACCTCAGCTGTCAGACAAACCTCACCAACCCCAACACCATGACCTGCAGATGGGATCCTGGCCTGCAGGAGACACACCTTGTTACGACGTACACCCTCCACACTGAGATATG gGATTCAAACAGGAACTATACATATGAGCTGCCAGAAGGAGTTCACCGCTACACAATCCCTCGCCCTCAATTTGCTCTGTATTCTGAAATGAAAATATACGTGAAGGGTAAGAACGATCTTGGAGAGGCAACATCAACGCCCATCGTTTTGGAGCCACTTGGAGCAG CTAAGTTTGACCCTCCTGAGATAGTGAAGATTCACGAGCCTGAAAAAGCTGGCTGCCTGAGTTTGAGCTGGAACTTGTCGCCGCACCAGGATTGGCTGACCAGCACACGTCTAAACCTGGAAGTCCGCCTTAAGACTGCCGACAGCAGCGAGTGGACCGAGGAGCCG ATCCTTAAAAGCCGCGTCAAATCATCCAGACCTGTGGAACGATGTCATCTTcttcatgggactcagtatttGGTCCAAATTAGAGTCCGATATGAGCAGAGCCCCTGGAGCAAGTGGAGCAGCAGCCAATCTGGAGTCACCTTAGATACCG ctCCCACTGGACGCTTAGACTCTTGGTTAAAAGTATCAAGGGATCCCATGCACAAACAACTAAACATAGAATTGTTCTGGAAG cCATCAAAGCAGTTCCGTGCCAACAGCCAAAATGTGTCATATATCATCTCATTCCGAAAACAGTCCGGTGGAATGAATCAACAGTGCTCGACAAATGAGAATTACTGCACTTTCCAGCTTCCTGGAAGAGTCAAGAGAATGTATCTGAGAGCTGTAAATAAAGTAGGGAGCTCCTACCCCACTGAAATACGCATTTACAGACCTAAAG ATCAAACTCCAATACAAAGCGTCACAGCAGTCCCTTGTGACCATGACAGATCACTTCTGGTTCAGTGGACAAGTGTGGAAACCTCAGGTCTCATGGGTTATGTGGTAGAGTGGAGACCTTTGTTAAAAACCAACCTCTCCTACATCCGGTTTGACACCGTTGACAAAAACTACTCTACTCTCGTCATATCAG GCAGTATTGAGCCCTACAAGCCCTATGGGATCTCTGTGTATCCTAGGTTTAAGGATGGGATAGGTCTTCCCCAGACTATTAAGGCCTACTTGAGACAAAAGG CTCCATCCATGGTTCCAAAATTACAAACTAAAAAGATGTGGAAGTCCCATATTGAGCTCACCTGGGATGAAATACCTTTAGatcaaaggaatggcattatCCAAAGCTACACAGTCTTCTACAGGGATGAGAAGGGACCTTTTGATG TTGTGAGTACGAGCCAAGAAGAGAGGAAGGTGATCCTGAAAATCCACAACACTGAGTCTTGCTGTGAAGCGTTTATGATGGTTAGCACATTTGGCGGGAGCCTAAATGGGTCAACAATACATTTTAATATCGAGGACTATG aTCCAATTACTGTGGTGGTGATAATAATCCCATCTGGTGTTGGACTATCATTGCTGATCATTTTCATCGTCCTGACTTGCTTCTACAAACACAAAAG GCTGAAGGGGCACCTTTGGCCACTCGTTCCTGATCCAGCCAACAGCAGCATCAAAAGATGGACATCCGAATCAACTCAG TATACTCTTTCATCCTGGGATAACGATGAGCCGAATCCAATATACTTGTCCCACCTAAGCTTCCTGGACCTCGCTACCAAACTGAGCAAAGAGGACGATGACCTTTGGTTAAAAAGTACAGAGGAAACCAGTGATCTGGGAGAGTCCATCTGTGGGTCACCGTTCATCCCTGGATACCCTGGTTCAAACATCAACTCTGTTCCCTATGCTAGTGTGATCTTCCCTGGTCCGTGCAACAGCCCGACACCCACAGATCCTCACGTGTATCTGCGCTCGGAGTCCACACAGCCCCTCCTAGAAACAGAAACGGAGTCTTTCAGTCCAGAGTGCTACCAGAACATGGTGGTTGACGGGATGCCAAGGGAGCAGTGTTTTTTTGGCTCGTGCCATGAGTGTCTACCTGAAGAAGGGGAAGACTCAGTCATCGTTTGGGATGAGTTTCCTTTTCTACGGGCATTAGCCATGAATGATACTATAAATGATTAA